In a single window of the Anaerocolumna cellulosilytica genome:
- a CDS encoding NAD(P)/FAD-dependent oxidoreductase, which yields MQKYDVIIIGAGPSGIFCAYELIKENKNLNILMVEKGRPIENRMCPKRTTKQCVGCKPCSITTGFAGAGAFSDGKLSLSPDVGGNLPDILGYEKTIELLKESDDIYLKFGADTNVYGVDKDEEIREIRRRAINANLKLIECPIRHLGTEEGYKIYTRLQEHLLAEGVTMLFHTMIQDILIEDQQAKGVITTDGTTYYADEIVSAIGREGSDWFSHICESHGIETKVGTVDIGVRVEVRDEVMEFLNKNLYEAKLVYYTPTFDDKVRTFCSNPSGEVATEYYENGLAVVNGHAYKSQEYKTNNTNFAILVSKNFTKPFRTPIDYGKYIAQLSNMLCDGKILVQTFGDFQRGRRTTEERLCRNNLIPTLKDAVPGDLSLVFPHRIMVDIKEMILALDKVTPGIASDETLLYGVEVKFYSNKVVVNQDFETSIKGLRAIGDGASVTRGLQQASANGISVARSIVAGLAR from the coding sequence ATGCAAAAATACGATGTAATTATTATAGGTGCCGGACCATCCGGTATTTTTTGTGCCTATGAACTTATTAAGGAAAACAAAAACCTCAATATCTTGATGGTGGAAAAGGGACGCCCCATAGAAAATAGAATGTGTCCAAAACGTACCACAAAACAATGCGTAGGCTGTAAACCCTGCTCTATTACTACCGGTTTTGCAGGTGCCGGTGCTTTCTCCGATGGTAAGCTTTCCTTATCCCCGGATGTTGGCGGTAATCTCCCTGACATTTTAGGTTATGAAAAAACTATAGAATTATTAAAAGAATCTGATGACATTTACCTTAAATTCGGTGCCGATACAAATGTGTACGGCGTTGATAAAGATGAGGAAATCCGTGAAATCAGGAGGAGGGCAATTAATGCCAACTTAAAACTGATTGAATGTCCTATCCGTCATTTGGGTACCGAAGAAGGCTATAAAATATATACCAGACTTCAAGAACATCTTCTGGCTGAAGGCGTTACTATGCTCTTCCATACCATGATACAAGATATTCTAATTGAAGACCAGCAGGCAAAAGGTGTTATAACAACAGATGGAACTACTTATTATGCGGATGAGATTGTCTCTGCAATCGGTCGTGAGGGTTCTGATTGGTTTAGCCACATCTGTGAATCCCATGGAATTGAAACGAAAGTAGGCACAGTTGATATTGGTGTCCGTGTAGAAGTTCGTGATGAAGTTATGGAATTCCTAAATAAGAATCTCTATGAAGCAAAACTGGTATACTACACCCCAACTTTTGATGACAAAGTCCGTACCTTCTGTTCCAACCCTTCCGGAGAGGTTGCTACGGAATATTATGAAAACGGCTTAGCGGTTGTTAACGGACACGCTTATAAATCCCAAGAATATAAGACGAATAATACGAATTTTGCAATACTGGTTTCTAAAAACTTTACAAAACCTTTTAGAACCCCTATTGACTACGGTAAATACATTGCACAGTTAAGTAATATGCTTTGTGATGGAAAAATCCTAGTACAAACTTTTGGTGATTTTCAAAGAGGACGAAGAACCACAGAAGAGAGACTTTGCAGAAACAATCTGATACCAACTCTAAAGGATGCTGTTCCGGGAGACTTATCTTTAGTATTCCCTCACCGTATTATGGTTGATATCAAGGAAATGATACTGGCACTGGATAAAGTAACGCCAGGCATTGCCAGCGATGAAACCCTGCTTTACGGTGTAGAGGTTAAATTCTATTCCAATAAAGTAGTTGTAAATCAAGATTTTGAAACCAGTATAAAAGGTCTTCGTGCTATTGGTGACGGTGCTTCTGTAACTAGAGGTCTTCAACAGGCATCTGCTAACGGCATCAGTGTTGCAAGAAGTATCGTAGCTGGATTAGCTAGGTAA
- a CDS encoding GNAT family N-acetyltransferase — protein sequence MSTDSIIIKETKIEDLENILNLWNNGDVMFYVGFPQGLGITMKEMETWHTHLQANKEKRKHYSIYTRELGFCGETFYEINTVHDIAAMDIKLLPKAQGKGIAHYALRYALSHVFDKGLAKRAYVDPNSNNSKAWRLYKKLGFISKERPNYLEPSDSYLEVTKETFIKKGPMDDEGFNQWACTYDSSVLSSQTDNLYPFAEYSKVLDSIYKVIKGKSVKTILDIGFGTGTFTFRLYENGYDIYGVDFSYEMLKTAQSKMPDANLIHWDFTKGLPSELMNLTYDCIISTYALHHLTEEEKINFLNLMKKNLNPGGFIIIGDISFETREQMEEVRHNCNEEWDEEEFYMIYSESKAMLNFSNIYYQKVSFCAGILELRN from the coding sequence ATGAGTACAGACTCAATTATAATAAAAGAAACGAAGATTGAAGATTTAGAGAATATATTAAATTTGTGGAATAATGGCGATGTAATGTTTTACGTGGGCTTTCCTCAGGGGCTGGGCATAACTATGAAGGAAATGGAAACATGGCATACTCACTTACAGGCAAATAAAGAAAAGAGAAAACATTACAGTATATATACAAGAGAGCTTGGATTTTGTGGTGAAACTTTTTATGAAATTAATACAGTTCATGATATAGCTGCTATGGATATAAAGTTATTACCAAAAGCTCAGGGCAAAGGTATTGCTCATTATGCATTAAGATATGCATTAAGTCATGTATTTGATAAGGGGTTGGCAAAAAGAGCTTACGTTGATCCTAATTCTAATAACAGTAAGGCATGGAGATTATACAAAAAACTGGGTTTTATAAGCAAAGAGCGACCGAATTATTTAGAACCCTCTGATTCCTATCTTGAGGTGACAAAGGAAACTTTTATTAAAAAAGGTCCAATGGATGATGAAGGATTTAACCAGTGGGCTTGCACTTATGATAGCAGTGTTTTAAGCAGCCAGACAGATAATCTATATCCTTTTGCAGAATATTCAAAGGTATTGGACAGTATATATAAAGTGATAAAAGGTAAGTCTGTGAAAACAATACTGGATATTGGCTTTGGTACAGGAACATTTACTTTTAGATTGTACGAAAACGGATATGATATATATGGTGTAGACTTTTCTTACGAAATGTTAAAGACTGCACAAAGTAAAATGCCTGATGCGAATTTAATACATTGGGATTTTACCAAGGGACTGCCAAGCGAATTAATGAATCTGACCTATGATTGTATTATAAGTACATATGCTCTACATCATCTGACCGAGGAAGAAAAGATTAATTTTTTGAATTTAATGAAGAAAAATCTAAATCCAGGCGGTTTTATCATTATCGGGGATATTTCCTTTGAAACCAGAGAACAGATGGAAGAAGTAAGACATAACTGTAACGAAGAATGGGATGAAGAAGAGTTTTATATGATATATTCAGAAAGCAAAGCGATGCTTAACTTTTCAAATATCTACTATCAGAAGGTGTCTTTTTGTGCAGGGATTCTCGAATTAAGAAATTAA
- the modB gene encoding molybdate ABC transporter permease subunit, translated as MDWAPLLISLRTATCATVITFFLGIFAAHKVRALRGGVLWIVDGLFTLPLVLPPTVAGFFLLLLFGKNGLLGKLLSQIGIQIIFKWPATVIAAIVIAFPLMYRSTKAAFEQIDQNLVYAARTLGMSEIKIFWKVIMPLALPGVISGGILAFARALGEFGATLMIAGNIPKVTQTIPVAIYMATQGNDMEKAMLWVAIIVIISFGVVFFMNYLPIRKRRFGKSKVRRGKR; from the coding sequence TTGGACTGGGCACCTTTATTGATTTCACTTCGTACAGCAACCTGTGCAACTGTCATAACATTTTTTCTTGGTATATTCGCTGCACATAAGGTAAGGGCACTAAGAGGAGGTGTATTATGGATTGTGGATGGTTTATTTACCCTTCCATTGGTACTTCCTCCCACAGTAGCTGGTTTCTTTCTTTTGTTACTGTTCGGGAAAAACGGTCTCTTAGGAAAGTTGCTGTCCCAAATTGGGATTCAGATAATATTTAAGTGGCCGGCTACAGTAATAGCAGCTATAGTGATAGCATTTCCTCTTATGTACCGTTCTACTAAAGCGGCCTTTGAACAGATAGACCAAAATCTTGTGTATGCAGCCAGAACATTAGGTATGTCAGAAATTAAGATTTTTTGGAAGGTAATTATGCCCCTGGCACTTCCGGGAGTTATATCCGGTGGAATTCTCGCCTTTGCCCGTGCTTTAGGTGAATTTGGTGCAACCTTAATGATAGCCGGTAACATACCAAAAGTAACCCAAACAATTCCGGTAGCAATCTATATGGCTACACAGGGTAATGACATGGAGAAGGCTATGCTGTGGGTAGCCATTATTGTGATTATTTCCTTTGGAGTAGTGTTCTTTATGAACTATCTGCCTATAAGAAAAAGAAGATTCGGTAAAAGTAAAGTAAGGAGGGGTAAGAGATGA
- a CDS encoding radical SAM protein, protein MLKKSHKYISRNNPSERAKGMNQEFNLNEYLSEGIDNIVKGAFQATLTNPRESAFIAKFSIDSKKAASLRKKIEMEGEHIPPFLIASITSKCNLHCKGCYARANHTCIDTDMEDLLEVSDWEAVFFQAAQIGISFILIAGGEPLMRRDVIRTAADFKNILFPIFTNGTIIDREYLQLFHQNRNLLPVLSLEGDEKTTEERRGEGVAQVLAVAMASMKKKGIFYGVSITVTKNNLKMVTEENFLKSICESGCKLVFYIEYVPADEKSVEIAPTEEERSYLEQKLLELRVKYSDMIFISFPGDEKGTGGCLAAGRGFFHINPAGGAEPCPFSPYSDSSLKTMSLRDALKSPLFRKLKDSQLLKSEHTGGCVLFEQRESVKDFLN, encoded by the coding sequence TTGCTTAAGAAAAGTCATAAATATATTAGTAGAAATAATCCATCAGAAAGGGCTAAGGGGATGAATCAGGAATTTAATTTGAACGAATATTTAAGTGAAGGTATTGATAATATTGTTAAGGGAGCATTTCAGGCGACGTTAACCAATCCAAGGGAAAGTGCGTTTATTGCAAAGTTTTCTATTGACAGTAAAAAAGCAGCATCCTTAAGAAAAAAAATAGAAATGGAGGGCGAACATATCCCTCCATTTTTGATTGCAAGTATTACAAGTAAGTGTAATTTGCACTGTAAGGGTTGTTATGCCAGAGCAAATCATACTTGTATAGATACAGATATGGAAGACCTATTAGAGGTTAGTGACTGGGAAGCTGTCTTTTTCCAAGCTGCACAGATTGGGATATCTTTTATACTAATAGCCGGAGGGGAACCTCTTATGCGAAGAGATGTAATACGAACAGCAGCCGATTTTAAAAATATATTATTTCCTATATTCACCAATGGAACGATAATCGATAGGGAATATTTGCAGCTTTTTCATCAGAACCGAAATCTTTTACCAGTTTTAAGTTTGGAGGGGGATGAAAAAACTACGGAAGAAAGAAGGGGTGAAGGTGTAGCACAAGTGTTAGCCGTTGCTATGGCTTCCATGAAGAAGAAGGGAATCTTTTATGGTGTATCGATAACAGTTACCAAAAATAATCTTAAAATGGTAACTGAGGAAAATTTCTTAAAATCCATATGTGAATCCGGCTGCAAACTTGTATTTTATATTGAGTATGTTCCGGCTGATGAAAAGTCTGTGGAAATTGCTCCAACAGAAGAGGAAAGAAGTTACTTAGAACAAAAACTTTTAGAACTAAGGGTAAAATACTCAGATATGATTTTCATATCATTTCCGGGTGATGAAAAAGGTACCGGTGGCTGTCTGGCAGCGGGAAGAGGATTTTTTCATATTAATCCAGCGGGGGGAGCGGAACCCTGTCCTTTTTCGCCGTACTCCGATAGCAGCTTAAAGACAATGTCATTACGAGATGCTCTAAAATCTCCTTTATTTAGAAAACTTAAGGATAGTCAACTTCTTAAAAGTGAGCATACAGGAGGCTGTGTATTATTTGAGCAGAGGGAAAGTGTAAAGGATTTCTTGAATTAA
- a CDS encoding polyribonucleotide nucleotidyltransferase, translating into MYKSFSMELAGRTLTVDIGRVAAQANGAAFMHYGDTVVLSTATASDKPREGIDFFPLSVEYEEKLYAVGKIPGGFIKREGKASDNAVLTSRVIDRPMRPLFPKDYRNDVTLNNLVMCVDQDCSPELTAMLGSAIATAISDIPFDGPTASTMVGMVDGEFVFNPTSSQREKSTLSLTVASTKEKVIMIEAGANELPEDKMIEAIFLAHELNHKIIEFIETIVAECGKPKHDYIKCDTPEELWQDMVAFITPEAMESAVFTDEKQVREANIREIKDKLIVRYEEQHPEWLSLLDEAVYKFQKKTVRKMILKDKKRPDGRQITEIRKLAAEVDILPRTHGSAMFTRGQTQVLTITTLGALAEIQKLDGIDENETSKRYMHHYNFPSYSVGETRPSRGPGRREIGHGALAEKALVPVLPSEEDFPYAIRTVSEVLESNGSTSQGSICASTLSLMAAGVPIKSMVAGISVGLVSGEADDDYIILTDIQGLEDFFGDMDFKVAGTHKGITAIQMDIKIHGLTREIIEKAIYRTKEARTYILDDIMAPCISQPRAEVGPYSPKIVQIKIDPAKIGDVVGQRGKTINAIIELTGVKIDISDEGAVSVCGVDAESIAKAIKLIQTIVTDFEEGQVFEGKVVSIKEFGAFIEFAPGKEGMVHISKISKERIDKVEDVLTLGDMVKVVCLGKDKMGRISFSIKDVK; encoded by the coding sequence ATGTACAAAAGTTTTTCCATGGAACTTGCAGGCAGAACCCTGACAGTTGATATTGGCAGAGTAGCGGCACAGGCTAATGGTGCAGCATTTATGCACTATGGCGATACTGTGGTATTATCAACTGCTACCGCATCGGATAAACCGAGGGAAGGTATTGATTTCTTCCCATTAAGTGTTGAATATGAAGAAAAATTATATGCGGTAGGTAAAATACCTGGAGGATTTATTAAAAGAGAAGGGAAGGCATCTGATAATGCTGTTCTGACCTCCCGTGTTATTGACAGACCTATGAGACCCCTGTTTCCAAAAGATTATAGAAATGATGTAACATTAAACAATCTGGTAATGTGTGTGGACCAGGATTGCAGTCCTGAATTAACAGCAATGTTAGGTTCAGCCATTGCAACCGCAATCTCAGATATCCCTTTCGATGGCCCGACGGCCTCTACAATGGTTGGTATGGTAGACGGAGAATTCGTTTTCAATCCGACCAGTTCCCAAAGAGAAAAATCTACTCTAAGTCTAACGGTAGCTTCCACAAAAGAAAAGGTTATTATGATTGAAGCCGGTGCCAATGAACTTCCGGAAGACAAAATGATTGAAGCAATCTTTTTAGCCCATGAATTAAATCATAAAATCATTGAATTTATTGAAACAATTGTTGCTGAATGTGGTAAACCAAAACATGATTATATAAAATGTGATACTCCGGAAGAACTGTGGCAGGATATGGTTGCTTTTATTACACCAGAAGCCATGGAATCAGCTGTATTTACAGATGAAAAACAGGTGAGAGAAGCAAATATCCGTGAAATAAAGGACAAGTTAATAGTTCGTTATGAAGAACAACATCCGGAATGGCTGTCTCTTCTTGATGAAGCGGTTTATAAATTCCAGAAGAAAACAGTTCGTAAGATGATATTAAAGGATAAAAAACGTCCGGATGGCCGTCAGATTACAGAAATACGTAAGCTTGCTGCTGAAGTGGATATATTACCGAGAACCCACGGCTCAGCTATGTTTACCCGTGGACAAACACAGGTACTTACTATAACAACTCTAGGTGCACTTGCTGAAATCCAAAAGTTAGATGGTATTGACGAGAATGAAACTTCAAAAAGATATATGCACCACTATAATTTCCCTTCCTATTCTGTTGGTGAAACAAGACCTTCCAGAGGACCGGGAAGACGTGAAATCGGACATGGTGCATTAGCAGAAAAAGCATTAGTACCCGTACTTCCTTCTGAGGAAGATTTCCCTTATGCAATTCGTACCGTATCTGAAGTATTAGAATCAAACGGATCAACCTCTCAGGGCAGTATATGTGCTTCCACCCTTTCCTTAATGGCAGCAGGTGTTCCCATTAAGAGTATGGTTGCAGGTATCTCCGTTGGTTTAGTTAGCGGAGAGGCGGATGATGATTATATCATCTTAACCGATATTCAAGGTTTGGAGGATTTCTTTGGTGATATGGACTTTAAAGTAGCAGGTACTCATAAAGGTATAACTGCTATTCAGATGGATATCAAAATTCATGGTTTAACCAGAGAAATAATTGAAAAAGCTATTTATAGAACAAAAGAGGCAAGGACATATATTTTAGATGATATTATGGCTCCGTGTATCTCACAGCCTCGTGCGGAAGTAGGCCCTTATTCTCCAAAGATTGTTCAGATTAAGATTGATCCTGCAAAAATCGGTGATGTAGTTGGGCAGAGAGGTAAGACCATCAATGCAATCATTGAATTAACAGGTGTAAAAATTGATATATCTGACGAAGGTGCCGTTTCTGTATGCGGTGTTGACGCTGAAAGTATTGCAAAAGCCATAAAGTTAATTCAGACCATTGTTACAGATTTTGAGGAAGGTCAGGTTTTTGAAGGTAAAGTAGTAAGCATAAAGGAATTTGGAGCCTTTATTGAATTTGCTCCTGGCAAAGAGGGTATGGTTCATATTTCAAAGATTTCCAAAGAACGTATTGACAAGGTGGAAGATGTGCTTACTCTTGGAGATATGGTAAAGGTAGTATGCCTTGGTAAAGATAAAATGGGCAGAATAAGCTTTAGTATAAAAGACGTTAAATAA
- the modA gene encoding molybdate ABC transporter substrate-binding protein, which yields MKKMKMLLVLLLFATIFAFVGCDKKNPSKEANGITEVTETLTEQPSQTVTPEQSVKEDKSAEILVAAAASLQNAMEELEQLYKVTNPNVTLTFTFGSSGTLQQQIEQGAPVDVFMSAALKQMTALEEGGFILDDTKKELLENKVVLIVPKESDLGLSSFEDIVKAPIIALGDPASVPVGQYSEEIFTTLGILDKVKEKVTYGKDVTEVLTWVATGNAYAGVVYATDAKSSDNVMVVAEAPVGSTSKVIYPIAVVKDSKAQEAAKAFVQYLSSKDAIEVFEKYGFEENK from the coding sequence ATGAAAAAAATGAAAATGCTTTTAGTTTTACTTTTATTTGCCACAATTTTTGCTTTCGTTGGATGTGATAAGAAAAATCCATCTAAGGAGGCAAACGGTATAACAGAAGTTACTGAAACACTAACTGAGCAGCCGTCGCAAACAGTTACGCCAGAACAATCGGTCAAGGAAGACAAATCTGCGGAAATTCTAGTTGCTGCGGCTGCCAGCTTACAGAATGCAATGGAAGAATTGGAGCAACTTTATAAAGTTACAAACCCTAATGTAACCCTAACTTTTACGTTTGGAAGTTCAGGAACGTTACAACAGCAGATTGAGCAGGGAGCACCTGTTGATGTATTTATGTCTGCAGCTTTAAAGCAGATGACTGCGTTAGAAGAGGGCGGTTTTATTTTGGATGATACAAAAAAAGAATTACTTGAGAATAAGGTAGTTCTTATTGTTCCGAAGGAAAGCGACCTAGGTCTTAGTAGTTTTGAAGATATAGTAAAAGCTCCGATTATTGCTTTGGGTGATCCAGCTAGTGTACCGGTCGGACAATATTCCGAGGAAATTTTTACGACACTTGGAATTTTAGACAAGGTAAAGGAAAAGGTAACTTATGGTAAAGACGTAACGGAAGTTCTTACCTGGGTTGCGACGGGAAATGCCTATGCTGGTGTGGTATATGCAACCGATGCAAAATCCAGTGATAACGTTATGGTGGTTGCAGAGGCACCGGTAGGAAGCACCTCCAAGGTAATATATCCCATAGCAGTTGTAAAGGATTCGAAAGCTCAGGAAGCTGCAAAAGCTTTTGTACAATATTTGTCGTCTAAAGATGCAATAGAAGTATTTGAAAAATACGGATTTGAAGAAAATAAATAA
- a CDS encoding sulfate/molybdate ABC transporter ATP-binding protein, translated as MSLYVDIKKKFKGFSLKVRLETTGETMGLLGASGCGKSMTLKCIAGIVKPDEGMIRLNDKVLFDSRKKINLPPQERNVGYLFQNYALFPNMTVEENISCGLKGSKKEKQSRVYEMLGLLHIKGFEKRYPVELSGGQQQRVALARILAYEPEVLMLDEPFSALDAYLKESLQQELIESLRGYRGDTLLVSHDRDEVYGMCGSIAVIENGAIVLMGNTKEIFKNPINLAGARLTGCKNISRAKKVSETVLEALDWGITLHTDVIIKDSIQYVGIRAHAIRPAIDSKQENSLPCNLMRVAESPFEQNIIVNSKGSEIWWKISKAYWNNTLKEQLPEYLILPKGALMLLS; from the coding sequence ATGAGTCTGTATGTTGATATCAAAAAGAAATTTAAAGGCTTTTCCCTGAAAGTAAGATTAGAAACTACGGGTGAGACCATGGGACTTTTAGGAGCTTCGGGATGTGGTAAAAGTATGACTTTAAAGTGTATTGCAGGGATTGTAAAACCAGATGAAGGTATGATTCGGCTGAATGATAAAGTATTATTTGATTCCAGGAAAAAAATTAATCTTCCGCCTCAGGAGCGAAATGTAGGTTATCTGTTTCAAAATTATGCATTATTTCCCAATATGACCGTGGAGGAAAACATTAGCTGTGGTTTAAAAGGGTCAAAAAAAGAAAAACAATCCAGAGTTTATGAAATGCTAGGGCTATTACATATTAAAGGTTTTGAGAAGAGATATCCCGTAGAATTATCAGGAGGGCAGCAGCAAAGAGTGGCTTTGGCAAGAATTCTTGCTTATGAACCTGAGGTGCTCATGTTAGATGAGCCCTTTTCTGCTTTGGATGCCTACTTAAAGGAAAGCTTGCAGCAGGAACTGATTGAAAGTCTGAGGGGGTACAGGGGTGATACGTTGCTTGTTTCTCATGATCGTGATGAGGTGTATGGAATGTGCGGGAGTATTGCAGTAATTGAGAATGGAGCCATCGTACTTATGGGTAATACCAAGGAAATCTTTAAAAATCCTATAAACTTAGCGGGAGCTAGATTGACTGGATGTAAGAATATTTCAAGAGCAAAAAAAGTGTCAGAAACGGTTTTGGAGGCACTGGATTGGGGAATAACCTTACATACGGATGTAATAATCAAAGATTCCATACAGTATGTCGGAATCCGTGCTCATGCTATACGGCCGGCTATTGACAGCAAACAGGAAAACTCGTTGCCATGCAACTTAATGCGAGTTGCAGAATCTCCCTTTGAGCAGAATATCATAGTAAACAGTAAGGGAAGTGAAATCTGGTGGAAAATCAGTAAAGCCTATTGGAACAATACTTTAAAAGAACAACTGCCGGAATATTTAATCCTGCCTAAAGGGGCTCTAATGTTGTTAAGCTAA
- the rpsO gene encoding 30S ribosomal protein S15, with protein MISKEKKHEIIAAYGRTPEDTGSPEVQIALLTARIGELTEHLKTNKKDHHSRRGLLKMVGQRRGLLEYLKKTNIEGYRALIERLGLRK; from the coding sequence ATGATTAGTAAAGAAAAGAAACATGAAATTATTGCAGCTTACGGAAGAACTCCAGAGGACACAGGTTCACCTGAAGTACAGATTGCACTTTTAACTGCAAGAATTGGGGAATTAACTGAACATTTAAAGACTAACAAAAAAGATCACCATTCCAGACGCGGTCTTTTAAAGATGGTTGGTCAAAGAAGAGGGTTACTTGAATATTTAAAGAAAACAAATATCGAAGGTTACCGTGCTTTAATTGAACGTTTAGGTTTAAGAAAATAA